One stretch of Pradoshia sp. D12 DNA includes these proteins:
- a CDS encoding SDR family NAD(P)-dependent oxidoreductase yields the protein MRLQNKVAIITGAASGMGAEEAKLFAKEGAKVVATDVQYEKLEEVVNEIIRNGGDAYAIKHNVASSEEWEFVVEQAVATYGKVDILINNAGIGGKNQFGTPETTELDEWDMVININLKSTFLGMKYVLPIMKKVGSGSIVNISSIAAMIGTAGPTAYTATKGAIRSMTKNVAASYGKFNIRVNSVHPGFINTPMMKGTLEDEKASEHITSIIPLGRPSEPIEVAQGVLFLASDEASYLTGTELVIDGGATII from the coding sequence ATGAGATTACAAAATAAAGTAGCTATTATTACTGGAGCTGCAAGCGGAATGGGTGCAGAAGAGGCAAAACTATTTGCTAAAGAAGGAGCAAAAGTAGTTGCAACTGACGTACAATATGAAAAATTAGAAGAGGTTGTAAATGAAATTATTCGTAATGGCGGAGACGCCTATGCAATAAAGCATAATGTAGCTTCTTCTGAAGAATGGGAATTTGTTGTTGAACAAGCAGTAGCTACTTATGGTAAGGTAGATATTTTAATAAACAATGCAGGGATCGGTGGTAAAAATCAATTTGGTACACCAGAAACAACTGAATTGGATGAATGGGACATGGTAATAAATATCAATCTTAAAAGTACTTTTTTAGGTATGAAGTACGTCCTACCTATTATGAAAAAAGTTGGGAGCGGTTCCATTGTTAACATATCATCTATAGCTGCAATGATTGGTACAGCAGGTCCAACTGCTTATACTGCAACAAAAGGTGCAATCCGTTCGATGACAAAAAATGTTGCTGCAAGTTATGGTAAATTTAATATTCGAGTGAATTCGGTTCATCCCGGCTTTATTAATACACCAATGATGAAAGGTACATTAGAAGATGAAAAAGCTTCTGAACATATTACATCCATTATTCCATTAGGCCGTCCATCTGAACCAATTGAAGTGGCACAGGGAGTATTATTCCTTGCATCAGATGAAGCAAGTTATTTAACAGGTACTGAATTAGTGATTGATGGTGGAGCTACAATAATTTAA
- a CDS encoding acyl-CoA dehydrogenase family protein — MNFELSTEQKMVRNMAREFAEKEIKPIAIELDRESRFPEEVFKKMGELGLLGIPFPEEYGGSGGDTISYALAVEEIGRACGGTGLSYAAAVSLGSSPIYYFGTEEQKQQYLTPLASGKALASFGLTEPNAGSDAGGTRTKAVLEGNEYVITGEKCWITNAGFAETITVTAVSGKTNTGKNIISAFLVPTNTPGLKITSNYDKMGVRASNTSEIILDHVRVPKENVLGDLEGGFKQFLYTLDGGRISIAALAVGIAQAAFDKALAYSKERIQFGQSISKFQAIQFKLADMAMEIELARNMVLKAAWLKDQKKNFTKESAYAKLFASEMGFRTCNQAIQIHGGYGYMREYEVERYLRDMKLLEIGEGTSEIQRLVISRQLGC, encoded by the coding sequence ATGAACTTTGAATTGAGCACGGAGCAAAAGATGGTCCGCAATATGGCAAGAGAATTTGCGGAAAAGGAAATTAAGCCAATAGCGATTGAATTAGACCGGGAGTCAAGATTCCCTGAAGAAGTATTTAAGAAAATGGGTGAATTAGGTCTGCTCGGAATTCCCTTTCCAGAAGAATACGGAGGCTCTGGTGGAGATACGATCTCTTATGCGCTTGCAGTAGAGGAAATTGGAAGAGCCTGCGGAGGTACGGGCTTGAGCTATGCAGCTGCCGTATCACTTGGATCGAGTCCGATTTATTATTTTGGAACAGAGGAGCAAAAGCAACAGTACTTAACTCCATTGGCAAGTGGTAAGGCCTTAGCATCATTTGGATTAACAGAGCCTAATGCCGGATCAGATGCCGGAGGGACGAGAACAAAGGCCGTGCTAGAAGGAAATGAGTACGTAATTACAGGAGAAAAATGCTGGATTACAAATGCCGGATTTGCAGAAACGATTACGGTCACTGCGGTATCTGGTAAGACCAATACCGGAAAAAATATTATTTCCGCCTTTCTTGTACCAACTAATACGCCAGGGCTAAAGATTACTAGCAATTACGACAAAATGGGTGTTCGAGCTTCGAATACATCAGAAATAATCCTCGACCATGTTCGGGTACCTAAGGAGAATGTCCTTGGAGATCTCGAGGGAGGATTTAAACAATTTTTATATACACTGGACGGCGGCCGGATTTCAATCGCGGCTTTGGCGGTCGGGATTGCTCAGGCAGCATTTGATAAAGCGCTTGCCTACAGTAAGGAACGAATCCAGTTTGGACAGTCCATTTCTAAGTTTCAGGCTATTCAATTTAAGCTGGCAGACATGGCAATGGAAATTGAGCTGGCGAGAAATATGGTATTAAAGGCTGCCTGGCTTAAAGATCAAAAAAAGAATTTCACAAAAGAATCTGCCTATGCCAAGCTATTTGCTTCTGAAATGGGATTCCGTACATGCAATCAGGCGATTCAAATTCATGGTGGATATGGATATATGCGTGAATACGAAGTGGAGCGTTACTTACGTGATATGAAGTTATTGGAGATTGGCGAGGGTACATCAGAAATTCAGCGACTTGTAATATCCCGCCAACTAGGTTGCTAG
- a CDS encoding long-chain-fatty-acid--CoA ligase: MNIPLILTQFLDRAVSLYGDKQAIICEDRVFTYHELNERVNRLSHGLKNFGVQKGDRIAYLAPNSVEMLEGFYGIFQLGGVMVPLNSRLKPDDYQFILNHSESKILFVDQDLYHLILPIKDKLKTIEKIIVHYKDSETEEVGYDVWLEEQSDEAFERFPLEEDDVSSLLYTSGTTGNPKGVMLTHRNNYIHALSTMHHLRITDEDVLLHVLPMFHVNGWGSPFYYTANGVTQVCSRKTTPEMIFSALEKHKVNVMHMAPTVLNALLQYYDQNSSNIEQAVRVVIAGSAPPPAFVRRVEKELGWDFIQVYGMTESSPLSLISVVRSELKELSTEEQYRIKSKAGISMVGCEVKVVTEHGEEVEHNGKEIGEVITRSNGVMLGYWKNEEATMEAIKNGWLHTGDMATVDEYGHIDIVDRKKDVIISGGENISSIEVEGVLYDHPDVLEAAVIAVPHEKWGETPHAFIVQREGRNVTEEELIAFTRERLAHFKAITGATFVSELPKTASGKIQKVVLRNDYWEAAGKGGKFVN, translated from the coding sequence ATGAACATACCATTAATACTTACGCAATTCTTAGACAGGGCCGTAAGCTTGTATGGGGACAAGCAGGCTATCATATGTGAAGATAGGGTATTTACATATCATGAACTAAATGAAAGAGTTAATCGGTTATCTCACGGTTTAAAGAATTTTGGGGTTCAAAAAGGGGATCGTATTGCCTACTTAGCGCCAAACTCTGTTGAAATGCTGGAGGGCTTTTATGGGATTTTCCAATTGGGTGGTGTGATGGTACCACTTAATAGTCGATTAAAGCCAGATGATTATCAATTTATTTTAAACCATAGTGAATCGAAAATCTTATTCGTTGATCAAGACCTTTACCATTTGATTTTGCCAATTAAAGATAAGCTAAAGACGATTGAAAAAATTATTGTTCATTATAAAGATTCAGAGACAGAAGAGGTAGGATATGATGTTTGGTTGGAAGAGCAAAGTGACGAGGCATTTGAGAGATTTCCTTTAGAAGAAGATGATGTATCCAGCCTTCTTTATACAAGTGGAACAACCGGGAATCCAAAGGGAGTCATGCTGACTCATCGGAATAACTATATTCATGCGTTAAGTACTATGCATCATCTTCGCATAACGGATGAAGATGTGTTACTTCATGTCTTACCGATGTTTCATGTAAATGGTTGGGGTTCTCCGTTTTATTATACGGCTAACGGTGTTACTCAGGTCTGCTCTCGAAAAACGACGCCTGAGATGATTTTTTCTGCCCTCGAAAAACATAAAGTAAACGTTATGCATATGGCTCCAACCGTGTTAAATGCACTCCTGCAATATTACGACCAGAATAGCTCAAATATTGAACAAGCAGTTCGAGTTGTCATTGCCGGTTCGGCACCACCGCCAGCCTTTGTTAGACGAGTGGAAAAAGAGCTGGGCTGGGATTTCATACAAGTATATGGAATGACTGAATCTTCTCCTTTAAGCTTGATTTCAGTTGTTCGCTCAGAATTAAAGGAATTATCTACTGAGGAACAATACCGAATTAAATCGAAGGCGGGGATATCGATGGTTGGCTGTGAAGTTAAAGTTGTGACTGAGCATGGCGAAGAAGTCGAGCATAACGGTAAAGAGATTGGGGAAGTCATTACAAGAAGTAATGGAGTCATGTTAGGATACTGGAAGAATGAAGAGGCAACGATGGAGGCGATTAAAAACGGATGGCTTCATACGGGAGATATGGCTACTGTAGATGAATATGGACATATTGATATTGTCGATAGGAAGAAAGACGTTATCATAAGCGGCGGAGAAAATATTTCTTCCATCGAGGTTGAGGGAGTGTTATATGACCACCCCGATGTATTAGAAGCAGCGGTGATTGCTGTTCCTCATGAAAAGTGGGGAGAAACTCCGCATGCCTTTATTGTTCAAAGAGAGGGACGAAACGTGACTGAAGAGGAATTAATAGCATTTACAAGAGAGAGGTTAGCTCATTTTAAAGCGATAACAGGAGCAACCTTTGTAAGCGAACTACCAAAGACAGCTTCTGGGAAAATACAAAAGGTAGTCCTTCGTAATGATTACTGGGAGGCAGCCGGAAAAGGCGGGAAATTCGTCAATTAA
- a CDS encoding FAD synthase, translating to MKTILINALNLQGIYTKVTPCVMALGYFDGVHLGHQRVIQIARKEANNRGFPLALMSFRPHPINILSGGKRCISHLTTLSEKEMMLNRLGVDIFYLVDFTLDFAALSPKQFVDAYLLNLGVTHVIAGFDFSYGSKGVGKLKHIPNDSKYQITVTEVQRVDYLGEKISSTAIRQRLLSTDVHEIPHFLGKHYTVKMLWDGNQFKPMEPKMLPNEGIYEVVLEYGQYKIKSTVSVNEHGNIRIMDSFNKVKKGNVKIHWLQPSQSRSLTRI from the coding sequence ATGAAAACGATTTTAATTAATGCTCTAAATTTACAGGGAATTTATACTAAGGTAACTCCTTGTGTTATGGCACTTGGCTATTTTGATGGTGTCCATCTGGGACACCAGCGTGTCATACAAATTGCCCGTAAAGAAGCAAATAATCGTGGATTTCCATTAGCACTAATGAGTTTTAGACCACATCCTATCAATATCTTGTCTGGCGGGAAGCGATGTATTTCTCATTTAACGACACTTTCTGAAAAAGAAATGATGCTTAATCGTTTAGGTGTGGACATATTTTATCTTGTCGATTTTACACTTGATTTTGCAGCACTGTCACCCAAACAATTTGTTGATGCCTATTTACTAAATCTTGGTGTAACACATGTGATTGCAGGTTTTGATTTCTCTTATGGATCTAAAGGTGTAGGAAAACTTAAACATATTCCCAATGATTCAAAATATCAAATTACTGTAACCGAGGTACAACGTGTAGACTATTTAGGTGAAAAAATTAGTTCAACAGCAATTCGACAACGATTACTATCGACCGATGTGCATGAGATTCCTCATTTTCTTGGAAAGCACTATACCGTTAAAATGCTTTGGGATGGAAATCAATTCAAACCTATGGAGCCGAAGATGCTTCCTAATGAGGGGATTTATGAGGTTGTGTTGGAGTACGGTCAGTATAAAATCAAGTCAACTGTTTCTGTCAACGAACATGGTAATATACGAATTATGGATTCGTTCAATAAGGTAAAAAAGGGAAATGTAAAAATTCACTGGCTGCAGCCTAGCCAATCAAGAAGTTTAACTAGAATTTAA
- a CDS encoding AMP-binding protein, with protein sequence MVQKTVGALLDEIAQENAEREAVVYADRGLRYTYKQFNEVCKEAARAFMSLGMEKGDHLAIWATNTPEWLITQYATGKMGAVLVTVNTSYRAKELEYLLQQSDSKTLILLENVKDHSYIETLYEVIPELRDAPPGELVSEKLPYLKNVIVLGENRYPGTYSWDDVIKMASHTSEQELAERLDSLHDSDVINMQYTSGTTGFPKGVMLTHRNIVNNAINISEGMKLTNEDRMCIPVPFFHCFGCVLGTLTAVSVGAAMIPLQEFNPRSVLQVVEEEKCTALHGVPTMFIAEMNLEDFEEYDLSTLRTGIMAGSTCPIEVMKGVVEKMGANEITIVFGQTESSPGITQTRTDDPLELRVSSIGRSMPNIEVKIVEPGTENEVPRGQHGELITRGYHVMEGYYKNPEATAAAISKDGWLHTGDLAVMDENGYCAITGRLKDMIIRGGENIYPREIEEFLYQHPSVLDVQVIGVPDAKYGEEVMAWIIPKEGTSITAEDIRTYCHGKISRHKIPRYIEFIDEYPMTASGKIQKYKLREQSMQILGT encoded by the coding sequence TTGGTTCAGAAAACAGTGGGTGCTCTTTTGGATGAAATAGCTCAAGAGAATGCGGAGCGAGAAGCAGTTGTTTATGCAGATCGAGGTCTTCGGTATACGTATAAACAGTTTAATGAAGTTTGCAAGGAGGCAGCCCGAGCGTTTATGTCGCTTGGAATGGAAAAGGGAGATCATCTTGCCATATGGGCGACTAATACTCCTGAATGGCTGATTACCCAATATGCGACAGGGAAGATGGGGGCGGTGCTCGTTACGGTAAATACGAGTTACAGAGCCAAAGAGCTAGAATACCTTTTGCAGCAGTCTGATTCAAAAACACTTATTTTACTGGAAAATGTGAAGGATCATTCCTATATTGAAACACTTTATGAAGTCATACCGGAATTAAGAGATGCACCTCCTGGAGAGCTGGTATCAGAGAAGCTGCCTTATTTAAAAAATGTTATCGTGCTCGGTGAGAATCGATATCCTGGTACGTACAGCTGGGATGATGTGATAAAAATGGCCTCCCACACATCAGAGCAGGAATTGGCTGAAAGGCTGGATTCCTTACACGACAGCGATGTCATCAATATGCAGTATACGTCTGGGACAACTGGTTTTCCAAAGGGAGTCATGCTGACTCACCGCAATATCGTCAATAACGCGATCAATATTTCTGAGGGAATGAAGCTGACAAATGAAGATCGTATGTGTATTCCAGTTCCTTTTTTCCATTGTTTTGGGTGTGTATTAGGAACATTAACAGCCGTTTCTGTTGGTGCAGCCATGATTCCATTGCAGGAGTTTAATCCGCGCAGTGTTTTACAGGTTGTTGAAGAAGAAAAATGTACCGCTCTTCACGGTGTTCCGACGATGTTCATTGCTGAAATGAATCTGGAGGACTTTGAAGAATACGATTTATCCACTCTGCGTACAGGTATAATGGCTGGTTCCACCTGCCCTATTGAAGTCATGAAGGGTGTAGTGGAAAAGATGGGGGCCAATGAAATAACGATTGTATTTGGACAGACCGAATCTTCACCTGGTATCACTCAAACGAGGACGGACGATCCGCTTGAATTGCGAGTCAGCTCCATTGGCAGATCGATGCCTAATATTGAGGTGAAAATCGTCGAGCCTGGCACTGAGAATGAAGTGCCTCGGGGGCAGCATGGCGAGTTAATCACACGCGGTTACCATGTCATGGAGGGTTATTACAAAAATCCAGAAGCAACTGCAGCTGCGATTTCCAAAGATGGCTGGCTTCATACCGGTGATTTGGCTGTCATGGATGAAAATGGGTATTGCGCTATTACTGGCAGGCTTAAGGACATGATTATCCGTGGTGGCGAAAATATTTATCCAAGAGAAATAGAAGAGTTTTTGTACCAGCATCCTTCTGTACTTGATGTCCAGGTCATTGGTGTACCAGATGCCAAATATGGTGAAGAAGTAATGGCATGGATCATTCCTAAAGAAGGCACATCCATAACAGCCGAGGATATCCGTACTTACTGCCACGGGAAGATTTCAAGGCATAAAATTCCGCGCTATATCGAATTTATAGACGAATATCCGATGACAGCTTCCGGAAAAATTCAAAAATATAAGCTTCGGGAACAATCCATGCAGATTTTGGGAACGTGA
- a CDS encoding LysR family transcriptional regulator, translating to MNLEQLANIVEISKTKSLTLAANNRNITLPTLSQSLSQFEKEINIKLFKRSRSGTIPTKEGQLIINKAREIILKIEILNETIQIIKNELNGTIRFGSLPGFMPLIIDSFSDFKKTYPLIKSNLFEGSTTQIYEKLLNQDIDIALLAFDDKDQLEKKEYYFEKVTSCKTVIAVNHTSPLAKKISVTLSDISDYPIAIHDDYKIMDILSSDNNFDKIDIALRTNNLDSIRKSLSNNTAITIGLNYSFITDPYFIQQEDIVLIDLIVPFPQNQFIGFVRLNNTNYSEITRVMVEFAKKQFNKYIDI from the coding sequence TTGAACTTAGAACAACTAGCAAACATTGTAGAAATATCTAAAACAAAGTCTTTAACATTAGCGGCAAATAATCGAAATATCACTTTACCAACATTAAGCCAATCTTTATCACAATTTGAGAAGGAAATTAATATCAAATTATTTAAAAGGTCTCGATCTGGTACAATTCCTACTAAAGAGGGACAATTAATAATTAATAAAGCTAGGGAAATAATTTTAAAAATTGAGATTCTAAATGAAACCATCCAAATAATCAAGAATGAACTTAATGGAACCATAAGATTCGGTTCATTACCCGGTTTTATGCCCTTAATAATTGACTCCTTCTCAGATTTTAAAAAAACTTATCCTCTAATAAAATCCAACCTATTCGAAGGAAGTACAACACAAATATATGAGAAACTGTTAAATCAAGATATCGACATTGCTCTTTTAGCATTTGATGATAAAGATCAATTAGAAAAAAAGGAATATTACTTTGAAAAAGTAACTTCTTGTAAAACTGTGATTGCGGTAAATCATACATCTCCACTTGCCAAAAAGATATCAGTCACACTTTCAGATATTAGTGACTATCCAATAGCAATTCATGATGATTATAAAATAATGGATATTTTATCTAGTGATAATAATTTTGATAAGATAGATATTGCTTTAAGAACAAATAATTTAGATTCAATCCGTAAAAGTCTTTCAAATAATACTGCTATTACCATAGGCTTAAATTATAGTTTCATAACTGATCCTTATTTTATTCAACAAGAGGATATTGTTCTCATTGATTTAATAGTACCTTTTCCACAAAACCAATTTATTGGTTTTGTGAGGTTAAATAATACTAACTATTCAGAAATAACACGTGTTATGGTGGAATTTGCAAAAAAACAATTTAATAAATATATTGACATTTAA
- a CDS encoding flavin reductase family protein: MDDRLFRSAMGKFATGVTVILTDLEDVTHGMTANAFMSVSLNPKLVVISIKENARMLPKIQQAKKFSVNILSSNQEEISKVFAGQIKDQEVTFNRLTDVPVIPGAIVQVACEVSAEHVEGDHTLFIGKVTNITVEDGDPLLFFNGKYRSLEELVEV; the protein is encoded by the coding sequence ATGGATGATCGTTTATTTAGAAGTGCAATGGGTAAATTTGCAACTGGTGTGACAGTCATTTTAACAGACCTAGAGGATGTAACACATGGAATGACAGCGAATGCTTTTATGTCCGTTTCACTTAATCCAAAATTAGTAGTGATTTCGATTAAAGAAAACGCACGTATGCTTCCTAAAATCCAACAAGCCAAAAAGTTTTCAGTCAATATTTTAAGTTCTAATCAGGAAGAAATTTCTAAAGTATTTGCAGGTCAAATTAAAGATCAGGAGGTAACATTTAATCGTTTAACAGATGTACCTGTTATTCCTGGGGCTATTGTGCAAGTTGCTTGTGAAGTTTCTGCTGAACATGTTGAAGGTGACCACACATTATTCATTGGTAAAGTAACTAACATTACGGTTGAAGATGGTGATCCATTATTATTTTTCAATGGAAAATATCGCAGCCTCGAGGAATTAGTTGAAGTATAA
- the dmpG gene encoding 4-hydroxy-2-oxovalerate aldolase, giving the protein MKRDIIITEVALRDGSHAVRHQFTVEQVRKVVAGLDSANVPYIEVAHGDGLGGSTVQYGHSHTDEFKLIEAAVETAGNSKIAVLSLPGIATKPDIRLAGDLGVSMVRVATHVTEADVSLQHLSLAKELGLETVGFLMMSHMAEPSKIVEQAKIMENGGADVIYIVDSAGALLPIQVADRIKALKQEINVPLGFHAHNNLSLAVANSLTAIEHGADRIDGSIRCLGAGAGNTQTEVLVSILDKMNIVTGIDLYKIMDVAEEIVAPILPTPQEITRGSLVLGYAGIYSSFLLHAQRAAERFGVDARDILIEIGKRKAVGGQEDMILEVAAELKSGTVKA; this is encoded by the coding sequence ATGAAACGCGATATTATCATAACAGAAGTAGCTTTACGAGATGGCAGTCATGCGGTCCGTCATCAATTTACAGTTGAACAGGTTAGGAAAGTTGTTGCTGGCTTAGATTCAGCAAACGTACCATATATCGAGGTTGCTCATGGAGATGGTCTTGGGGGATCGACGGTTCAGTACGGCCATTCACATACGGATGAGTTTAAGCTCATCGAGGCTGCTGTAGAAACTGCCGGAAATTCAAAAATTGCTGTACTTTCCTTACCAGGAATTGCAACGAAGCCTGATATTAGACTTGCAGGAGATTTAGGTGTTTCTATGGTTCGCGTCGCTACACATGTCACGGAGGCAGACGTTTCATTACAGCATCTAAGCTTAGCGAAGGAGCTGGGTCTAGAAACAGTTGGTTTTCTAATGATGTCCCATATGGCTGAACCAAGTAAAATTGTAGAGCAAGCAAAAATTATGGAAAATGGTGGAGCAGATGTCATTTATATTGTAGATTCTGCAGGTGCTCTACTTCCAATTCAGGTAGCGGATCGAATAAAAGCATTGAAACAAGAAATAAACGTTCCTCTAGGTTTTCATGCACATAATAATTTGTCACTGGCTGTGGCAAATTCATTAACTGCTATTGAACATGGAGCTGATCGTATAGATGGCAGTATCCGTTGTTTAGGTGCTGGTGCTGGTAATACACAAACCGAAGTCCTAGTAAGCATATTGGATAAAATGAATATTGTTACAGGAATTGATTTATATAAAATAATGGATGTAGCTGAAGAAATTGTAGCGCCAATTCTGCCAACACCTCAAGAAATTACACGCGGTAGCTTAGTATTGGGGTATGCGGGTATTTATTCAAGCTTCTTATTACATGCGCAAAGAGCTGCAGAAAGATTTGGTGTAGATGCACGTGATATTCTCATAGAGATCGGTAAACGTAAAGCAGTTGGTGGTCAAGAGGATATGATTTTAGAGGTTGCTGCGGAGTTGAAAAGTGGAACAGTAAAGGCTTGA
- a CDS encoding 2-keto-4-pentenoate hydratase gives MVTEQLISNVIQLLDKAHEKHQSIIPLTIQEPTMTIDDAYAIQVKRIKIATMLGDRITGKKIGLTSFAMQNLLGVDQPDYGHLLESMYVEEGAEISLSQLFQPKIEGEIAFVLKEDLVGPNVTVDDVLRATDYVVPALEVVDSRIKDWKIKLEDTVADNASCGLYVLGSNKVHISDVNLISIHMQLLKNNQVINEGKGMDVLGDPALCVAWLANKLSEYGVTLKAGEVILSGALSAAVVVEKGDQFTAKFTQIGEVNVHFVE, from the coding sequence ATGGTAACAGAGCAATTAATATCTAATGTAATTCAACTGCTTGATAAAGCACATGAAAAACATCAATCAATTATACCACTTACAATACAAGAGCCGACAATGACTATTGATGATGCCTATGCCATTCAAGTCAAACGAATTAAAATTGCAACAATGCTAGGTGATCGTATCACAGGCAAAAAAATTGGTTTAACATCATTTGCAATGCAAAATCTCTTAGGTGTAGATCAACCGGACTATGGACATCTTTTAGAGTCGATGTATGTAGAAGAGGGGGCAGAAATTTCCCTAAGTCAATTATTTCAACCAAAAATTGAAGGCGAAATTGCATTTGTACTTAAGGAAGATTTAGTTGGCCCAAATGTTACTGTAGATGATGTTCTACGGGCAACAGATTATGTTGTACCTGCCCTTGAAGTTGTTGATAGCCGTATTAAAGATTGGAAAATAAAACTTGAAGATACGGTTGCCGACAATGCCTCTTGTGGACTTTATGTTCTTGGATCAAATAAAGTTCACATAAGTGACGTAAATTTAATTAGCATTCATATGCAACTTTTAAAAAATAACCAAGTGATTAATGAAGGAAAAGGGATGGATGTTTTAGGAGATCCGGCTCTATGTGTTGCTTGGTTAGCGAATAAATTATCGGAATATGGTGTCACACTTAAAGCCGGGGAGGTTATTTTATCAGGTGCCTTATCCGCAGCGGTAGTAGTAGAAAAAGGAGATCAGTTTACAGCCAAGTTTACACAAATTGGTGAAGTAAATGTTCACTTTGTGGAATAA
- a CDS encoding TetR/AcrR family transcriptional regulator, producing the protein MKKTELKDRILDTSVKLFEKHGFHGVSVNDIVQASDTSKGGFYHHFQSKDELLFSIHDTFISYVLRKAKEAIHHYQTPPEKLQQIIYSFTKVFDLYQSHISVFYQESKYLKPELDSTIKLKRDEFRLLIYEVIKEGQDSGDFRKEIPFEISGLAILGIVNWTSKWYQRNGPLPMDQISVYFTDFIMHALLTEEAKRKYAHFFTT; encoded by the coding sequence GTGAAGAAAACGGAATTAAAGGATCGCATTCTGGATACATCTGTTAAGCTGTTTGAAAAGCATGGCTTTCATGGTGTTTCAGTAAATGATATTGTTCAGGCCAGTGATACTTCAAAGGGTGGTTTTTATCACCATTTTCAATCAAAGGATGAATTGCTTTTCTCTATACACGACACATTTATCTCCTATGTCTTGCGTAAAGCCAAAGAGGCTATCCACCATTATCAAACTCCACCAGAGAAACTTCAGCAGATTATTTACTCGTTTACGAAAGTATTTGATCTCTACCAATCTCACATATCAGTCTTTTATCAGGAAAGTAAATATTTAAAACCGGAACTGGATTCAACTATTAAACTGAAGCGGGATGAGTTCAGGCTATTAATATACGAAGTCATTAAAGAAGGTCAGGATTCCGGAGATTTTCGAAAAGAGATTCCTTTTGAAATTAGTGGTTTGGCCATTTTGGGAATTGTGAACTGGACCTCAAAATGGTACCAACGAAACGGGCCATTGCCGATGGATCAGATTTCTGTGTATTTTACTGACTTTATTATGCATGCTCTATTAACGGAAGAGGCAAAAAGGAAATACGCACATTTTTTTACCACATAA